Genomic window (Sphingomonas japonica):
GGCACTGCGGCGCGATCGGTGGTTGGCGGCGCCTCTACCGGCTTCGACGCCGCGGGGCAATTGACGGTGGACGATGGAACCTGCCCCGGTCGCCTGTGTTGTTCGAGGCGAAGCTAGAAAGGGCAGATCATGGCCGACGAGACCAATTCCACGACGCCGACGGATGCGACCGTCGCCTTCACTCCGGCAACCGACAGCGACGTCGCGTTCAAGCCGTCCGACACGCTTGAGGCTGCTGCCACGGACGAAACCCTGGCGGGCAAGCGCAGTGCCAAGGACACGATCAAGCAGGAAGCCGCCAAGTTGCAGACGCAGGCGGCGGACAAGGCGCGATCCTTCGCCGGGGACGGCAAGGCCAAGGCGACGGGAGCGCTCGGCGAGTTCGCGCGGATGATGACCGATGCGGCCGGCACGGTCGATGAGCGTCTGGGATCGCAGTACGGGAATTATGCCCGGTCGGCGGCAGGGTATGTCTCAGGCTTTGCCGATACGCTCGACAAGAAGGATGTCGACGATTTGGTCGCCGACGCTCGGGAATTCGTGCGCAACAGTCCGATGGTCGCAATCGGCACCGCCGCTGCGCTCGGCTTCGTGATCGCCCGGGTGGTCAAGGCCGGGATCGATGGCGTCGCCGACGCGTCCGAGAATACTCCGCCGCGCGTTTGATCGTGAACGTTTCAGGGGGAATGCAAGCGCCGGGTCCCGACGCGGACGAGGGAGTAGCAACGCTCGTCACGCGGCTGGTGGCCGAGGCGAAGGACTACGGCCGTGCCGAGATGGCCTATGTGCAGGCGATTGCGCGCGAACGGACCGGCGACGCCGCCCATGGCGTCGGCCTTCTCGCCGCGGCAACGTTTCTCGGTCTGGCTACGCTTACGACGATGCTGGTGGGACTGGTGCTGATGCTGACGCCGGCGATCGGTGCAGCCGGGGCGACGACGGTCGTCGTGTTTGGCGCTGGGCTTATCACCGCGCTCCTTGGCAAGATCGGCATCGACAGGATGCGGCACGCCGCGCGCAAGTCCGACCCGGGACCGCCGTCATGACGCCGACGGAAGCCCGCATGCAGCGCGATGCAGCTCGGATGCGGCTGCGCGAAACGGCCGCTACGGTCGGCAGGCGCCTGAATCCGCGCTCGATGGCGCAGGACGCCGTCGAGGGTGTCCGCGACAAGGCGGTCGCGGTGGCGGGCGATGCGGCAGACGAGGTCCGGCGGCGTCCGGCGATGGCGGTAGCGGGCATCTCGCTTCTCCTCGCGTTCATTGCCCGCCGTCGCATCAGGCGTCGGCGAGCCCTCGAGGAAAATGAAACCGGGTAGGCCTTGGACGGTTATCCACTCGATCGGGCCATGCGCCCCAGGAAAGGAAATGTGATGAGCAACGCCAGCGACCGGACCGCCGCCAATGATCGAGACCGCCGCGGCTCGATCCTCGACAAGACGCGCAACAGCGCTGCCCAGGCGGTCGACAAGACCCGCGATACCGCGACTCATGCCGCTGAGGTCACTCGCGACGGCGCGCGCGACGCTGCGACCAAAACCGCCGAAGCGATCGAGAATAATCCGGTCGTCGCGTTGGTCGGCGGCATCGCGGTCGGCGCTGCGCTGGGCGCTTTGCTCCCCAAGACGTCGATCGAGCGGCAGCATCTCGCGCCGCTGGGCAAGCGCATCACCGAGAGCGCAGCCGCTGCCGCGCGGGCAGCGCGCGACGCGGGTCGCGACGAACTCGGCGCTCTGGCGCCGGACAAGGACATGGCTAAAGCGAAAGCCTCGTCGTTCCTGGAAACCGTGGCGGCAGCGGCGAAGGATTCTGCCAAGGCCACGGCCAAGGCCTGATTGCCGACCCCGATGGGGTTGAGAAACGCGCCCCGGCCGCTATGCGGCTGGGGCGTTTCATGATCCCCGGGAGTTACCAGTGAGCAAGCTGCACCTCGTCTTTGGCGGCCGCGTGGCCGATCCGCGGACGCTCGATTTCACCGACCTCGCCTCGCTCGACATCGTCGGGCTGTTTCCCGACTATGCCAGCGCCGAAAAGGCCTGGCGCGGCGCGGCCCAGCGCACCGTCGATGACGCCGAGATGAAGTATGTCGTCGTCCACCTTCACCGACTGCTCGAACCACCATTGGAAGGGTGAAGGTCAGGCGGTGCGCCAATGCGCCGCGAGCAGCGGTCGCGCGAGCAGGATGCCGGCGATGAAACCGCCGATATGTGCAACGCCCGCGATCGGCATGCCCGATCCGCTGGTGACGAGTTGCAGGATGATGTTGATCGCCGCCCATGCGACGATAAGCCAAATCGCATGCAGGAACCCGGCCGAAAACGGTCCGATCGCCTTGGTGCGGCTCTTAGCGAACAGTAATGAATATGCGCCGATGAGCGCCGATACCGCGCCGCTTGCCCCGATCAGCGGCGAATGGCTTCCCGGATCGACCAGCCAATGCGCCGCCGCCGCCGCATAGGCGCCGACGACATACAGGATCATGATACCACGCGGCCCGATCGGGCGCTCGATTGCGTTGCCGGCAAAGACCAGCATCAGCAGGTTCGACCCCAAGTGCAACACGCTGCCGTGGATCAGCGTCGCGCTGAGCGGCGTCAGCCATACCGGCAGTGTGCCGTCGGTGAGCATGTACGGCGGCGTCCCCGCCACCCGTATCGAAATGAAACCGCCCGCGAACGCAGCCCAGTCCAGCCGTGCCAGCCAGAACAACAGCAGCGATGCCGCCGCGATGCCGCCCGCCAGCGCAAGCGTGACCGGCGCGCGCAGCGACCGCATCGCGATCAGATGAACTCGATCTTCGACACCACGTAGTAGCGATCGCCCGACGGTACCGTGACCTCGACCTCGTCATCGACCTTGCGCCCGATCAGCGCGCGGCCAAGCGGCGAGTTGTACGAGATGCGGCCGGTCTTGGCGTCGGCCTCGGTCTGACCGACGATCTGGTACTTGATCGGCTTGTCGTCCTCGTCGAGCAACGTCACCGTCGCACCGAACACGATCTTGTCGCCCGACAGATCCTTGGGATCGATGATCTGCGCGCGGCTCAGCTTGTCTTCGATGTCGCCGATCGATGCCTCGATCTGCCCCTGACGCTCCTTGGCGGCATGATATTCGGCATTTTCGGACAGGTCGCCATGCGCGCGCGCTTCCTCGATGGCGTCGACGATGGTCGGACGCTCGATCTTCAACCGCTTGAGTTCGGCAGTCAGCGTTTCATAGCCTTCCGCCAGCATCGGCATTTTCTCTACCGTCGCCATACGCCCAGTCCCTTGTCCAATAACCCCTTTTCGCGCAGCCCGTGGGGACCGCCCGCACATCGACACCGATTTGGGGGTACTTATTTGTGCGAGCGCAAATAATAGGACTGGAGCGAGCGTACTTCAAGGGACTGGCCGGACAGCGCCGCAATCGCCCGCGCCGCCGCGACACTGGCCGGGGCAGTGGTGAAATAGGGGATGCGCAGGGCAAGTGCCGAGCGCCGGATGCTCGACGAATCCTTGAGCGACTGCCAGCCTTCGGTGGTGTTGAAGATCAGCGCGATGTCACCGTCGAGAATCCGGTCGACGATGTGCGGCCGCCCCTGCGCGACCTTGTTGACGCGCTCGATGGCGATGCCCTGCCCCGCCAGGAAATCGGCGGTGCCCCCGGTCGCGACGATTGTGAAGCCCAGATCGGCCAACAGCTTGACCCCTGGCAGGATCACCGGTTTGTCGCTGTCCTTGACGCTGACGAACACAGTGCCCGAAGCCGGCAGCATCGTCCCCGCCCCCAGCTGTGCCTTGGCAAACGCGATCGCGAAATCGCTGTCGATTCCCATGACTTCGCCGGTCGATTTCATCTCGGGCGAAAGGACAGGATCGACCCCGGGGAAACGGGCGAACGGGAACACCGCTTCCTTGACCGCGATATGGTCGATGTGGCGATCGATTGCGCCCAGGTCGGCCAGCTTTTCGCCCGCCATCACCCGCGCCGCGATCTTGGCGACCGGGACGCCGATCGCCTTGGCGACGAACGGCACCGTCCGGCTGGCGCGCGGATTCACCTCGATCAGATAGACGTCGCCATCCTTGACCGCGAACTGGATGTTCATCAGCCCCTTGACCGACAGCGCGCGCGCCAGTGCCTCGGTCTGGCGCTCGATTTCGGCGATGACATCGCCGGGCAGGCTGTAAGGCGGGATCGAACAGGCACTGTCGCCCGAATGGACGCCGGCCTCCTCGATATGCTGAAGCACACCTGCCACTACCACATCGGTACCGTCGGCAATCGCATCGACATCGACTTCGATCGCATCGCGCAGATACTGGTCGATCAGCACCGGCGAGCTGCCCGACACCTGCACCGCGGTCGCGATATAGTCGTCGAGCTGCTGCGGCCCATCGACGATCTCCATCGCGCGCCCGCCCAGCACATAGCTTGGCCGCATCAGCACGGGATAGCCGATCCGCTCCGCCACTGCGACCGCCTCGTCCCGGCTGCGCGCGATACCGTTGGCAGGCTGTTTGAGGCCCAGCTTGGCGACCATCGCCGCGAACCGCTCGCGATCTTCGGCCAGGTCGATCGCGTCGGGCGAGGTGCCCAGGATCGGGATGCCCGCATCCTCCAGCGCCTGCGCCAGGTTGAGCGGGGTCTGCCCGCCGAACTGGACGATCACCCCAACCAGCTCGCCGTTGGACCGCTCGACATCGAGGATCGCGAGTACGTCCTCGGCGGTGAGCGGCTCGAAATACAGCCGGTCCGACGTGTCGTAATCGGTGCTCACCGTCTCCGGATTGCAGTTGACCATGATCGTCTCATAGCCGGCATCACCCAGCGCGAAGCAGGCGTGGCAGCAGCAATAATCGAACTCGATCCCCTGCCCGATCCGGTTCGGCCCGCCGCCCAGGATGACGATTTTCCTGCGATCGGTCGGCGCGCTTTCGTCCTCCGGCTCGCCGAAGCTTGGCGCTTCGTAGGTCGAATACATATACGGCGTCTTGGCGTCGAATTCCCCCGCGCAGGTATCGATGCGCTTGAACACCGGCCGCACGCCCAGCTTGTGGCGGAGTTCGCGCACTTCGGCCTCGTTGACCCCGCCCGACATCGCCTTGACCGCTTCGTGGATCAGCCCGCCGCGGGCGGAGAAGCGATCGCGCAGGCCGACCGACTGCACCGCCAGATAGGCGAGGCGTTTGTCGCTGAACCCCATCGCCTTGAGCTTGCGCAGGCCCGCGGCGTCGCGCGGCAGCCCCTGCTGCGCCACCACCGCTTCGGCCGCGACGATCTCGGCGATGCGCTCGAGGAACCACGGGTCGTATTTGGTCAGCGCATGGATCTCGCCGACCGAAAAGCCCTCGCGCATCGCCTGTGCGGCCACCAGCAGCCGGTCAGGCGTCGGCTGGCTCAGCGCGGCCTCGATCTCGGCGCGCGGCGCGCCCGCGAGATGCTCGACGTCATTGAAGCCGGACAGCCCGGTCTCGAGCCCGCGCAAGGCTTTCTGCATGCTCTCGTGGATGTTGCGCCCGATCGCCATCACTTCGCCGACCGACTTCATCGCGGTTGACAGCAAGGGCTCGGCACCCTTGAACTTCTCGAACGCAAAGCGCGGGATCTTGGTCACGACGTAATCGATCGTCGGTTCGAACGCGGCGGGGGTCGCGCCGGTGATGTCGTTGGTAATCTCGTCGAGCGTGTAACCCACCGCCAGCTTTGCCGCGACCTTGGCGATCGGAAAGCCGGTCGCCTTCGAAGCCAGCGCCGACGATCGGGACACGCGCGGATTCATCTCGATCACCAGCAGCCGGCCATCCTTCGGATTGACGGCGAACTGGACGTTGGAACCGCCTGTTTCGACGCCGATTTCGCGCAGGCAAGCGATGCTCGCATTGCGCATGATCTGATATTCCTTGTCGGTCAGCGTCAGCGCCGGCGCGACGGTGATCGAATCGCCGGTGTGGACCCCCATCGGGTCGATATTCTCGATCGAACAGACGATGATGGCGTTGTCGGCGCGGTCGCGCACGACTTCCATCTCATATTCCCTCCACCCGAGCAGCGATTCCTCGATCAGCACTTCGGTGGTTGGCGAAGCGTCGAGGCCGCCGGTGACGATGCGGACGAACTCGTCCTTGTTGTACGCGACACCGCCGCCGGTGCCGCCCATCGTGAAGCTGGGGCGAATGATCGCGGGCAATCCGGTATGCTCAAGCGCGGCCAGCGCCTCCTCGACCGTATGCGCAATCGCCGAGCGGGCGGATTCCAGCCCGATCCGGTCCATCGCATCGCGGAACTTGATGCGGTCCTCGGCTTTGTCGATTGCCTCGGCATCCGCGCCGATCATCTGGACATCGTATTTGGCCAGCGTGCCGTCGTTGAACAGCGCCAGCGCGGTGTTGAGCGCGGTCTGCCCGCCCATCGTCGGCAGGACGGCGTCCGGCCGCTCCTTCTCGATGATCTTGGCGACGATCTCGGGCGTGATCGGCTCGACATAGGTCGCGTCGGCCAGCTCGGGATCGGTCATGATCGTCGCCGGGTTCGAATTGACCA
Coding sequences:
- a CDS encoding phage holin family protein → MQAPGPDADEGVATLVTRLVAEAKDYGRAEMAYVQAIARERTGDAAHGVGLLAAATFLGLATLTTMLVGLVLMLTPAIGAAGATTVVVFGAGLITALLGKIGIDRMRHAARKSDPGPPS
- a CDS encoding DUF4170 domain-containing protein, with protein sequence MSKLHLVFGGRVADPRTLDFTDLASLDIVGLFPDYASAEKAWRGAAQRTVDDAEMKYVVVHLHRLLEPPLEG
- a CDS encoding rhomboid family intramembrane serine protease, which gives rise to MRSLRAPVTLALAGGIAAASLLLFWLARLDWAAFAGGFISIRVAGTPPYMLTDGTLPVWLTPLSATLIHGSVLHLGSNLLMLVFAGNAIERPIGPRGIMILYVVGAYAAAAAHWLVDPGSHSPLIGASGAVSALIGAYSLLFAKSRTKAIGPFSAGFLHAIWLIVAWAAINIILQLVTSGSGMPIAGVAHIGGFIAGILLARPLLAAHWRTA
- the greA gene encoding transcription elongation factor GreA, whose translation is MATVEKMPMLAEGYETLTAELKRLKIERPTIVDAIEEARAHGDLSENAEYHAAKERQGQIEASIGDIEDKLSRAQIIDPKDLSGDKIVFGATVTLLDEDDKPIKYQIVGQTEADAKTGRISYNSPLGRALIGRKVDDEVEVTVPSGDRYYVVSKIEFI
- the carB gene encoding carbamoyl-phosphate synthase large subunit, translating into MPKRTDISSILVIGAGPIVIGQACEFDYSGTQAIKALKEEGYRIVLVNSNPATIMTDPELADATYVEPITPEIVAKIIEKERPDAVLPTMGGQTALNTALALFNDGTLAKYDVQMIGADAEAIDKAEDRIKFRDAMDRIGLESARSAIAHTVEEALAALEHTGLPAIIRPSFTMGGTGGGVAYNKDEFVRIVTGGLDASPTTEVLIEESLLGWREYEMEVVRDRADNAIIVCSIENIDPMGVHTGDSITVAPALTLTDKEYQIMRNASIACLREIGVETGGSNVQFAVNPKDGRLLVIEMNPRVSRSSALASKATGFPIAKVAAKLAVGYTLDEITNDITGATPAAFEPTIDYVVTKIPRFAFEKFKGAEPLLSTAMKSVGEVMAIGRNIHESMQKALRGLETGLSGFNDVEHLAGAPRAEIEAALSQPTPDRLLVAAQAMREGFSVGEIHALTKYDPWFLERIAEIVAAEAVVAQQGLPRDAAGLRKLKAMGFSDKRLAYLAVQSVGLRDRFSARGGLIHEAVKAMSGGVNEAEVRELRHKLGVRPVFKRIDTCAGEFDAKTPYMYSTYEAPSFGEPEDESAPTDRRKIVILGGGPNRIGQGIEFDYCCCHACFALGDAGYETIMVNCNPETVSTDYDTSDRLYFEPLTAEDVLAILDVERSNGELVGVIVQFGGQTPLNLAQALEDAGIPILGTSPDAIDLAEDRERFAAMVAKLGLKQPANGIARSRDEAVAVAERIGYPVLMRPSYVLGGRAMEIVDGPQQLDDYIATAVQVSGSSPVLIDQYLRDAIEVDVDAIADGTDVVVAGVLQHIEEAGVHSGDSACSIPPYSLPGDVIAEIERQTEALARALSVKGLMNIQFAVKDGDVYLIEVNPRASRTVPFVAKAIGVPVAKIAARVMAGEKLADLGAIDRHIDHIAVKEAVFPFARFPGVDPVLSPEMKSTGEVMGIDSDFAIAFAKAQLGAGTMLPASGTVFVSVKDSDKPVILPGVKLLADLGFTIVATGGTADFLAGQGIAIERVNKVAQGRPHIVDRILDGDIALIFNTTEGWQSLKDSSSIRRSALALRIPYFTTAPASVAAARAIAALSGQSLEVRSLQSYYLRSHK